From a single Planococcus shenhongbingii genomic region:
- a CDS encoding DivIVA domain-containing protein has protein sequence MPLSPLDIHNKEFSRGFRGYQEDEVNEFLDQIIKDYELLLREKKELEDRLVQTDERVGHFTTIESTLQKSIVVAQEAAEEVRRNSQKEAKLIIREAEKNADRIVNESLTKARRIAMEIDELKKQSKVFRSRFRMLVEAQLDLIDTDDWETLMEYDIDTTNLDKLEEKKEVY, from the coding sequence ATGCCATTATCCCCGCTGGATATACATAATAAAGAGTTTAGCAGAGGATTTAGAGGATATCAGGAAGACGAAGTAAACGAATTCCTGGACCAAATCATCAAAGACTACGAATTATTATTAAGAGAAAAGAAAGAATTAGAGGATCGTTTGGTACAGACAGACGAACGTGTCGGCCATTTTACAACGATCGAATCCACTCTTCAAAAATCAATTGTTGTTGCACAGGAAGCTGCTGAAGAAGTTCGCCGGAACTCACAGAAAGAAGCGAAACTTATTATTCGTGAAGCTGAAAAGAATGCTGATCGCATTGTCAATGAATCATTGACGAAAGCCCGCCGCATTGCGATGGAAATCGATGAGTTGAAGAAGCAGTCAAAAGTGTTCCGCAGCCGTTTCAGAATGCTTGTTGAAGCACAATTGGACTTGATTGACACAGATGATTGGGAAACATTGATGGAGTATGATATCGATACGACCAATCTGGATAAACTGGAAGAAAAGAAAGAAGTTTACTGA
- a CDS encoding RNA-binding protein → MDSLFQHFRKDEQPFIEQVAGWMIDVEDRYTPKLTDFLDPRQRFIVTSVIGGSNDIQMAASGLFKDAERQRVLLYPSYYEVQKEDFQITVFELNYPTKFVTLQHPDILGSMMSIGLDRSKYGDIRIKGQQIQIAVADEVSAYLQANFTTAAKVKVHLEEVSSDSDFINVTEEWTEESHTVSSLRLDTVISSVYNISRQKAAALISGGKVKVNWTVQEQPAFELNESDMISSRGYGRVKMVEIEGRTKKDKIRLLIGRLENNK, encoded by the coding sequence ATGGATTCATTATTTCAGCATTTCAGAAAAGACGAGCAGCCGTTCATTGAACAAGTCGCTGGCTGGATGATTGATGTAGAAGACCGCTATACGCCTAAGCTGACTGATTTTCTTGATCCTCGCCAGCGGTTTATCGTAACTTCTGTCATCGGAGGTTCAAATGACATCCAGATGGCCGCGTCGGGATTATTTAAAGACGCCGAAAGACAGCGTGTGTTGTTGTATCCATCTTATTATGAAGTGCAAAAAGAGGATTTTCAGATCACGGTTTTTGAATTGAATTACCCGACCAAATTTGTTACTCTCCAGCATCCGGATATATTAGGCTCCATGATGTCGATTGGCCTGGATCGCAGCAAGTATGGTGACATCCGAATCAAGGGCCAGCAGATTCAGATTGCCGTTGCTGATGAAGTCAGCGCATACTTGCAGGCGAACTTTACAACGGCTGCAAAAGTGAAAGTGCATTTAGAAGAGGTAAGTTCTGACAGCGATTTTATAAATGTGACAGAAGAATGGACGGAAGAAAGCCATACAGTCAGCTCTCTGCGCCTCGATACGGTCATTAGTTCAGTCTATAATATTTCCCGCCAAAAAGCGGCTGCTTTAATCTCTGGAGGCAAAGTAAAAGTGAATTGGACCGTCCAGGAACAGCCAGCATTTGAATTGAATGAATCGGATATGATATCATCTCGTGGGTATGGACGTGTGAAAATGGTGGAAATCGAAGGCCGTACCAAGAAGGATAAAATCCGTCTGCTGATTGGCCGATTAGAGAATAACAAATAA
- a CDS encoding YggT family protein, which translates to MIALLNLILMAINIYSFILIASILMSWLPNAKESSIGQMLSRITDPYLDIFRRFIPPLGMIDFSPIVAIFALNLASRGIVVLFSYFV; encoded by the coding sequence ATGATAGCTCTATTGAATTTAATCTTAATGGCTATAAATATATACTCATTTATTTTGATTGCCAGCATCTTAATGAGCTGGCTGCCAAATGCGAAAGAATCAAGTATTGGCCAAATGCTTTCCCGCATTACAGATCCGTACCTTGATATTTTCCGGAGGTTTATTCCTCCGCTTGGCATGATCGACTTTTCTCCGATCGTCGCAATTTTCGCTTTGAATCTTGCAAGCCGAGGCATAGTTGTTCTGTTTTCTTATTTCGTCTAA
- a CDS encoding cell division protein SepF encodes MSIKNKFKNFFYLEEFEEEEPPAEQPKQQAASRYEKPATVQTEIRKQSNERRQKTVETSAPNLISLQSAVKSSKMILAEPRVYAEAQDIAENLKNKRAVVVNLQRIEKDQGLRIIDFLSGTVYALGGDIQRIGTDIFLCVPDTVEVDGAISDYYYDDEQ; translated from the coding sequence ATGAGCATTAAAAACAAATTTAAAAACTTTTTTTACTTGGAAGAGTTCGAAGAAGAAGAGCCGCCGGCAGAACAGCCGAAGCAACAAGCAGCTTCACGCTATGAAAAACCTGCAACAGTTCAAACAGAAATTCGCAAACAATCAAATGAACGGAGACAAAAAACAGTGGAAACAAGTGCACCTAATTTGATCAGCCTGCAAAGTGCAGTCAAATCTTCAAAAATGATTTTAGCTGAACCGAGAGTTTATGCAGAAGCTCAAGATATTGCTGAGAATTTAAAAAATAAACGTGCCGTTGTCGTTAATTTGCAGCGGATTGAAAAAGACCAAGGCTTGCGGATCATTGATTTTCTAAGTGGCACCGTGTATGCACTTGGAGGGGATATTCAGCGCATCGGAACGGATATTTTTCTTTGCGTGCCGGATACGGTTGAAGTAGACGGAGCAATATCTGATTATTATTATGACGATGAACAATAA
- a CDS encoding YggS family pyridoxal phosphate-dependent enzyme translates to MKAIKPVYEEIKTQLNNIQPDIQVIAVTKQVGIERTEEAIAAGIRHIGENRPEGLLKKRQAIKADVNWHYIGNLQTRKVKEVIDQIDYLHSLDRMSLAKEIQKRAAHPVKCFVQVNVSKEESKSGLFAEETLDFVKSLKAFDKIQVIGLMTMAPNTTDETEIREVFKGLKALQLEIAAEGLSHAPCTECSMGMSNDYEIAAQEGATFVRIGTALVGSESEAK, encoded by the coding sequence ATGAAAGCCATTAAACCAGTGTATGAAGAAATCAAAACTCAATTAAATAATATCCAGCCGGATATTCAGGTCATTGCAGTCACTAAACAGGTGGGCATTGAGCGCACGGAAGAAGCGATTGCAGCAGGAATTCGCCATATTGGCGAAAATCGTCCGGAAGGGTTGTTGAAAAAACGGCAGGCGATTAAAGCAGATGTGAACTGGCATTACATCGGCAACTTACAGACAAGAAAAGTCAAAGAGGTCATTGACCAAATTGATTATCTGCATTCTTTAGACCGAATGAGTTTGGCGAAAGAAATTCAAAAACGCGCTGCTCATCCGGTGAAATGTTTTGTGCAAGTAAATGTTTCTAAAGAAGAGTCTAAAAGTGGTTTGTTTGCTGAAGAAACCTTGGATTTTGTAAAATCACTGAAAGCCTTCGATAAAATCCAAGTAATCGGATTAATGACGATGGCGCCAAACACGACAGACGAGACTGAGATCCGCGAAGTATTCAAAGGATTAAAAGCGCTGCAACTTGAAATTGCTGCTGAAGGATTGAGCCATGCCCCTTGCACTGAATGTTCAATGGGAATGTCGAATGATTATGAAATTGCAGCGCAAGAAGGAGCAACTTTTGTGCGTATTGGAACTGCATTAGTTGGGTCAGAAAGTGAGGCAAAGTGA
- the ftsZ gene encoding cell division protein FtsZ codes for MLEFDTTVDALAVIKVIGVGGGGNNAVNRMIEHGVQGVEFIAVNTDAQALNLSLAEVRLQIGGKLTRGLGAGANPEVGKKAAEESKEQIEEALRGADMVFVTAGMGGGTGTGAAPVIAGIAKELGALTVGVVTRPFTFEGRKRATQAISGISTMKESVDTLIVIPNDRLLEIVDKSTPMLEAFREADNVLRQGVQGISDLIAVPGLINLDFADVKTIMSNKGSALMGIGVSSGENRASEAAKKAVSSPLLEVSVDGAKGVLMNITGGSNLSLYEVQEAADIVASASDEDVNMIFGSVINDNLKDEIVVTVIATGFNEELLQPRTPRGSGLNSSRVQSIQQQTPPPSLREARREEQRREEPTYPAYQQEPVRQEKQDDALDIPTFLRNRQKRR; via the coding sequence ATGTTGGAATTTGACACAACAGTTGATGCACTAGCAGTTATTAAAGTGATCGGTGTTGGCGGCGGAGGAAACAACGCGGTAAACCGTATGATCGAACACGGTGTCCAAGGCGTGGAATTCATTGCTGTAAATACAGATGCACAAGCATTAAACCTTTCACTAGCTGAAGTTAGACTTCAAATCGGCGGTAAACTGACTCGCGGACTTGGAGCAGGCGCTAATCCAGAAGTCGGCAAAAAAGCCGCTGAAGAAAGTAAAGAGCAGATTGAAGAAGCTCTTCGCGGAGCAGATATGGTATTTGTTACTGCAGGAATGGGCGGGGGAACCGGTACAGGTGCTGCACCTGTCATCGCTGGAATCGCAAAAGAACTTGGCGCTTTGACTGTAGGGGTAGTTACTCGCCCATTCACGTTTGAAGGCCGCAAACGCGCTACCCAAGCAATCAGCGGAATTAGCACGATGAAAGAATCGGTTGATACGCTAATCGTTATTCCAAACGATCGTTTGCTTGAAATCGTTGACAAGAGCACTCCGATGCTTGAAGCATTCCGTGAAGCGGATAATGTTCTTCGCCAAGGGGTTCAAGGGATTTCAGATTTGATCGCCGTACCGGGTCTTATCAACCTTGACTTTGCCGATGTTAAAACAATTATGTCCAATAAAGGATCAGCTTTGATGGGCATCGGTGTCTCTTCAGGTGAAAACCGTGCTTCAGAAGCTGCAAAAAAAGCTGTATCAAGCCCATTGCTTGAAGTTTCCGTTGACGGAGCAAAAGGCGTCTTGATGAACATAACAGGCGGGTCTAATCTTAGCCTTTATGAAGTTCAAGAAGCTGCTGATATTGTAGCATCTGCTTCAGACGAAGATGTGAATATGATCTTTGGATCTGTCATCAACGACAACTTAAAAGATGAAATTGTGGTAACGGTTATCGCTACAGGCTTTAATGAAGAATTGCTGCAGCCGAGAACGCCAAGAGGATCAGGATTAAACTCAAGCCGAGTGCAGTCCATCCAACAGCAAACTCCACCGCCTTCGCTTCGTGAAGCACGCCGCGAAGAACAGCGCCGTGAAGAGCCGACATACCCTGCTTACCAGCAAGAGCCTGTGCGCCAGGAAAAACAGGACGATGCATTAGATATCCCTACGTTCTTGCGCAATAGACAAAAAAGAAGATAA
- the ftsA gene encoding cell division protein FtsA has protein sequence MSQSELYVSLDIGSSSVKVLIGEMANKSLHVIGVGNVKSNGIKKGAIVDIDATVQSIKKAVDQAERMIGKSIHEVVLGIPANKASLHPVKGVVAVNSENREITDDDLDRVLEAAQVISIPPERELVNIIPEQYIVDHLDEIKDPRGMIGIRLEMDGTMVTTSKTILHNVLRCVERAGLQIRDIYVQPLVAGYVALTEDEKNHGTACIDIGGGSTSIAIFQNGHLTASSVIPVGGDHVTKDLSIVLKTPTEQAEKIKLEYGHAFYDDASEDELFEVPVIGSDTKEQYSQKYISEIIGVRLEELFELILDELYRLGVQDLPGGIVLTGGMAKLEGLPELARHILQTRVRLFVPEYIGVREPQYTTAVGLIQYAYMEDMFYGNVGSGAALSESVKIEQEQQQQPQPKKQRQPKQNGEGVVTKAKKMFDRFFE, from the coding sequence TTGAGTCAATCAGAATTATATGTAAGCCTAGATATCGGTTCGTCATCCGTTAAAGTTTTAATCGGAGAAATGGCCAACAAGTCGTTGCATGTCATCGGCGTAGGAAACGTAAAATCCAATGGAATTAAAAAAGGTGCGATTGTTGATATAGATGCTACAGTTCAATCCATAAAAAAAGCGGTTGATCAAGCAGAACGCATGATTGGCAAATCGATACATGAAGTGGTTTTGGGAATTCCAGCAAACAAAGCTTCGCTACACCCAGTTAAAGGTGTTGTGGCGGTAAACAGTGAGAACAGAGAAATTACAGATGATGATTTGGATCGTGTATTGGAAGCAGCCCAAGTTATTTCAATCCCACCTGAACGGGAACTGGTTAATATCATCCCGGAACAGTATATTGTAGATCACTTGGACGAAATCAAAGATCCGCGAGGTATGATTGGGATTCGGCTTGAGATGGATGGTACAATGGTAACAACATCTAAAACTATTTTGCATAATGTATTAAGATGTGTGGAACGCGCAGGCCTTCAGATCAGGGATATTTATGTACAACCGTTAGTTGCAGGATATGTAGCTTTGACGGAAGATGAGAAAAACCATGGTACAGCTTGTATTGATATCGGTGGAGGCTCTACGTCAATAGCTATTTTCCAAAATGGCCATCTGACTGCTTCTTCAGTTATTCCTGTAGGAGGAGACCATGTTACAAAAGATTTATCGATTGTCTTGAAAACACCAACAGAACAAGCCGAAAAAATCAAACTTGAATATGGGCATGCCTTTTACGACGATGCATCTGAAGATGAATTGTTCGAAGTGCCAGTTATCGGATCGGATACAAAAGAGCAATACAGTCAAAAATACATATCTGAAATAATCGGGGTTCGCCTGGAAGAACTTTTCGAATTGATTTTAGATGAGCTTTACCGGCTTGGAGTCCAAGACCTTCCAGGAGGAATCGTCTTAACTGGCGGTATGGCTAAGCTGGAAGGATTGCCAGAGCTAGCCCGGCATATCCTTCAAACACGTGTCCGCTTGTTTGTGCCGGAATATATCGGCGTGCGTGAGCCTCAATATACAACTGCTGTAGGCCTTATCCAATATGCTTACATGGAAGATATGTTCTATGGCAATGTAGGAAGTGGAGCTGCTTTATCCGAATCAGTTAAAATTGAGCAAGAACAGCAGCAGCAACCGCAGCCTAAAAAGCAGAGACAACCGAAGCAAAATGGCGAAGGCGTCGTCACAAAAGCCAAAAAAATGTTCGATAGATTCTTTGAATAA
- a CDS encoding small basic family protein, which translates to MWLSILGLILGISLGLLTDIQIPPEYANYLSIAVLASLDTLFGGIRAHLQQVYDDKVFVSGFFFNIVLAAGLAFIGVHLGVDLYLAAIFAFGVRLFQNIAVIRRIILTKWSEKKELQESHG; encoded by the coding sequence ATGTGGTTATCAATATTGGGTTTAATACTTGGAATTTCACTTGGCCTTTTGACTGACATCCAGATTCCACCTGAATACGCGAACTATTTATCAATCGCTGTACTCGCTTCCCTGGATACATTATTCGGAGGAATCCGTGCCCATCTGCAGCAAGTTTACGATGATAAAGTTTTTGTGTCCGGCTTTTTCTTTAATATCGTTCTTGCAGCTGGCCTTGCTTTTATAGGAGTGCATTTGGGAGTCGATTTATACTTGGCAGCTATTTTTGCGTTCGGCGTCCGTTTGTTCCAAAATATCGCTGTTATCCGCCGGATCATCTTAACAAAATGGTCTGAAAAAAAAGAACTGCAGGAGTCTCATGGATAA
- a CDS encoding DUF881 domain-containing protein, translating to MKKKISSRFSIILFVIGLMAAIQYNTINEPDSRDTRDVWQIRQELAQEKRLHSELLSEIGTVDETLTKYEDASTESPEQALKETVEDLQRLAGLTEITGPGIEVSIEPSPEAVALGLNIEDIAPDLLIRLVNEINRHNGLYVSIDGNRIINTTAIRDINGATTVNTVPIQTPPFNIKIVSKSKEDTEKLYNHLMSSRILDDFYIDNLSVIVSEPVDALTVEAYEKEIEYHYLEEAEGE from the coding sequence ATGAAAAAGAAAATCTCTTCCCGGTTTTCAATCATATTATTCGTCATCGGATTGATGGCGGCAATTCAATATAACACGATCAACGAACCGGATTCCCGTGATACACGAGATGTATGGCAAATTAGGCAAGAGCTTGCACAGGAAAAGCGGCTTCATTCTGAATTGCTGTCAGAAATCGGGACAGTCGATGAAACTTTAACAAAATACGAAGATGCATCTACTGAAAGTCCGGAGCAAGCGTTAAAAGAAACGGTCGAAGATTTGCAGAGATTGGCTGGTCTGACAGAAATTACTGGCCCGGGTATAGAAGTATCCATTGAACCTTCTCCAGAAGCAGTCGCTTTAGGGTTGAATATCGAAGACATTGCACCCGATCTGCTGATCCGCCTTGTCAATGAAATTAATCGCCATAATGGGCTATACGTTTCGATTGACGGCAACCGGATTATAAATACGACTGCAATCCGAGATATTAATGGAGCGACCACCGTTAACACTGTCCCTATCCAAACCCCGCCGTTCAATATTAAAATTGTGTCAAAATCGAAAGAAGACACAGAAAAGCTGTATAATCATTTAATGTCATCCCGTATTCTAGATGATTTTTATATCGATAATTTATCAGTCATTGTTTCTGAGCCGGTAGATGCATTGACAGTAGAAGCATATGAAAAAGAAATTGAATATCATTATTTAGAGGAAGCGGAGGGTGAATAG
- a CDS encoding DUF881 domain-containing protein, translating into MKNRQNPNRINRASISKSIVFSLVFLVLGFILAYSYSLSQAEQAAEEFTGGAFFEEEERFRGELIEQQERNKSLREELQEKQITIQEYEKSFSNSENRFTDYAEEADALRRYTGILPVEGSGLKVTLQDGEYDANSVNPNDYIVHESHVFQVINELYISGAQAISINGQRIHGNSYIVCTGPVITVDGVQYPAPFTIEAIGKPEVLESSIKLSGGVMDQLVNDNVIVTLDAGQKISMPALLSES; encoded by the coding sequence ATGAAAAACCGGCAGAACCCGAACAGGATTAACAGGGCAAGCATCAGCAAATCAATTGTTTTTTCTTTGGTCTTTCTTGTATTAGGCTTTATCCTGGCTTATTCCTACAGCCTTTCACAAGCTGAGCAGGCTGCTGAAGAATTTACCGGAGGCGCTTTTTTCGAGGAAGAGGAACGGTTCCGGGGAGAGCTAATTGAGCAGCAGGAGCGCAACAAATCATTGCGCGAGGAATTGCAAGAAAAACAAATAACTATCCAGGAATATGAGAAATCATTTTCAAACAGTGAAAACCGTTTCACTGATTATGCGGAAGAAGCTGACGCGCTGCGACGATATACTGGGATATTGCCAGTTGAAGGAAGCGGATTGAAAGTCACGCTCCAAGACGGGGAATACGATGCGAATTCAGTCAATCCGAATGATTATATCGTGCACGAAAGCCATGTGTTTCAAGTAATCAATGAATTATACATATCTGGTGCTCAGGCAATTTCAATCAATGGACAGCGGATACATGGAAATTCGTATATTGTATGTACGGGTCCTGTTATCACAGTTGACGGCGTCCAATACCCTGCCCCATTTACTATTGAAGCTATCGGAAAACCTGAAGTACTGGAATCGTCAATAAAACTTTCAGGTGGAGTAATGGATCAGCTGGTTAACGACAACGTTATCGTCACACTAGACGCTGGGCAAAAAATTTCAATGCCCGCTTTGCTGTCAGAATCCTAA
- a CDS encoding cell division protein FtsQ/DivIB has product MDKVIDIEERIPTLRERRKKRTNRKFVALLFIFLVLLGVLLYSQTKYSKIQDIHVTGAELYNEEEYQRLSELTIGDSMWSFSEKEIEKNLNELEWVEKSSVNKKWLTGVEIEIQEFEGIGYLDKGNSYQMVLSNGFPLEKPVEAVSGPIFSNFDDDKNRTELVSQLTEVKPVVYNLISQIILKPSEERTAFVTLYMNDGNEVRGLLSSLAEKLNYYPSVVAQLEDGQKGVIDMEVGIFFRSYDDVYGPRKEGAENEKPAEPEQD; this is encoded by the coding sequence ATGGACAAAGTGATTGATATTGAAGAACGTATCCCGACGCTTCGTGAGCGGCGGAAAAAAAGAACCAATCGCAAGTTCGTGGCGTTGCTGTTCATTTTTCTTGTTCTACTGGGGGTTCTCCTTTACAGCCAGACAAAGTACAGCAAAATCCAGGATATCCACGTTACAGGAGCTGAGCTGTACAACGAAGAAGAATACCAACGGCTAAGCGAATTGACGATTGGTGATTCTATGTGGTCATTTAGCGAAAAAGAAATCGAAAAGAACCTGAATGAACTGGAATGGGTTGAAAAATCTTCAGTTAACAAGAAATGGCTGACTGGAGTTGAAATCGAAATCCAGGAATTTGAAGGCATTGGTTATCTTGATAAAGGCAATAGCTACCAAATGGTTTTATCAAACGGATTTCCTTTAGAAAAGCCGGTCGAGGCAGTAAGCGGTCCCATCTTCTCTAATTTTGACGACGATAAAAATCGGACAGAACTGGTGTCCCAGCTTACCGAAGTCAAGCCGGTGGTGTATAACTTGATATCTCAAATTATTTTGAAGCCGAGCGAAGAACGGACTGCATTTGTTACACTGTATATGAATGACGGGAACGAAGTAAGAGGTCTTTTAAGCTCGTTAGCTGAAAAGCTGAATTATTATCCATCAGTCGTAGCACAATTAGAAGATGGGCAAAAGGGTGTTATTGACATGGAGGTCGGAATTTTCTTCCGTTCGTACGATGATGTTTATGGTCCTCGGAAGGAAGGTGCTGAAAATGAAAAACCGGCAGAACCCGAACAGGATTAA
- the murD gene encoding UDP-N-acetylmuramoyl-L-alanine--D-glutamate ligase, with amino-acid sequence MNQVQQLHHKKVLVLGLAKSGFTAARILNQLGAFVTVNDSKPFAENPEAQELLNAGVTVICGRHPEDLLDEGFELVVKNPGIPYTNIIIQSAIEKGIPIWTEIELAYLISEAPFIGITGSNGKTTTTTLLFHMLNQDKKKPLIAGNIGTVAAGVAEKATPENVIVTELSSFQLKGTETFRPQIAIITNLYEAHLDYHGSIEDYRASKMKIAQNQTKDDYFIYNADQPLLAAFAAKCQAQLIPFTLKGRTEESISADGEFVYWQGEKLIERSKIMLGGQHNLENILAATAAALLWGGTKETIIRVLTSFTGVKHRSQFIVSWKGRKFYNDSKATNALATKSALEAFPGQIVLLAGGLERNHSLEELRPYMNRVKVLITFGETADRFADFAENCGVSTIAKAGDMQDAVEKAVGHSESGDTILLSPACASWDQYDSFEIRGDAFINAVQRVTEANE; translated from the coding sequence ATGAATCAAGTACAACAACTTCATCATAAAAAAGTACTGGTGCTCGGACTCGCTAAAAGCGGATTCACAGCTGCCCGCATACTCAATCAATTAGGGGCTTTCGTGACTGTCAACGACTCAAAACCTTTTGCGGAAAATCCGGAAGCACAAGAACTGCTAAATGCGGGTGTTACCGTAATTTGCGGAAGACACCCAGAAGACCTGCTTGATGAAGGTTTTGAGTTAGTGGTGAAAAATCCTGGAATTCCCTATACTAATATTATTATTCAATCAGCTATAGAAAAAGGCATTCCAATTTGGACGGAAATTGAGCTTGCTTATTTAATCAGTGAAGCTCCTTTTATCGGAATTACCGGATCAAATGGCAAAACCACAACAACGACTTTGTTGTTCCATATGCTGAACCAAGATAAGAAAAAACCATTAATAGCAGGGAATATCGGAACTGTGGCAGCGGGGGTAGCAGAAAAAGCGACGCCGGAAAATGTCATCGTCACGGAATTATCTTCTTTCCAATTAAAAGGAACAGAAACGTTCCGTCCGCAAATCGCGATTATTACTAACCTTTATGAAGCGCATCTTGACTATCATGGCTCGATCGAAGACTACAGAGCCTCAAAAATGAAAATAGCTCAAAATCAGACAAAAGACGATTACTTTATCTATAATGCAGATCAACCGCTTCTCGCTGCATTTGCTGCCAAATGCCAGGCTCAGTTAATCCCTTTTACTTTGAAAGGCAGAACAGAGGAAAGCATTAGTGCTGACGGTGAATTTGTCTATTGGCAAGGAGAAAAACTGATTGAACGGTCGAAAATCATGCTTGGCGGCCAGCACAATCTTGAAAATATTCTAGCGGCAACTGCAGCTGCCTTGCTGTGGGGCGGAACAAAGGAAACTATTATCCGGGTTCTTACGTCCTTCACAGGAGTTAAGCACCGTTCCCAGTTTATTGTTTCCTGGAAAGGCCGAAAGTTTTATAACGATTCAAAAGCAACCAACGCTTTGGCCACGAAAAGTGCGCTTGAAGCGTTTCCTGGACAAATTGTCCTTCTTGCCGGCGGCTTAGAGCGCAACCATTCTTTAGAAGAACTGCGTCCTTATATGAATCGAGTCAAAGTACTTATCACGTTTGGCGAAACAGCAGACAGATTTGCTGATTTTGCAGAGAACTGCGGTGTCTCCACTATTGCAAAAGCAGGGGACATGCAAGATGCAGTTGAAAAAGCAGTAGGGCATTCTGAAAGTGGAGACACGATTCTTTTGTCTCCTGCCTGCGCAAGCTGGGATCAATACGATAGTTTTGAAATTCGCGGAGATGCATTTATCAATGCAGTTCAACGGGTAACGGAAGCAAACGAATAA
- the mraY gene encoding phospho-N-acetylmuramoyl-pentapeptide-transferase gives MDVNLLLGFGIAFLLTVVLMPIFIPLLRRMKFGQSIREEGPESHMKKTGTPTMGGLVYLIAIIATVLLVALFTEGITAEIMILLLVLFGFGLIGFLDDFIKVVLKRNLGLTSLQKLIAQIVIAVISFLLLNSIEFDTAVAIPFTTFSIELSIVYVLFLIFWLVGFSNAVNLTDGLDGLVAGTASIAFAAFGVLAINQEETGIALFTFSVAGALIGFLVFNKYPAKVFMGDTGSLALGGALAMVSILLKQELLLLLIGLVFVIETLSVILQVGSFKLRKKRIFKMSPIHHHFELSGWSEWKVVTVFWTVGLIAAAIAVALEVM, from the coding sequence ATGGACGTAAATTTGTTGCTAGGTTTTGGAATCGCTTTTTTATTGACAGTAGTACTCATGCCGATTTTTATTCCTTTGTTGAGAAGGATGAAATTTGGACAGAGTATCCGTGAAGAAGGACCCGAATCCCATATGAAAAAAACGGGAACTCCCACTATGGGTGGCCTCGTCTACTTAATCGCTATAATCGCAACTGTTTTACTGGTTGCGTTGTTTACGGAAGGGATAACAGCGGAAATCATGATTCTTTTGCTGGTCCTTTTCGGATTTGGTTTAATCGGCTTTTTGGATGATTTTATCAAAGTGGTATTAAAGCGGAATTTAGGCTTAACATCACTTCAGAAACTAATTGCTCAAATCGTCATTGCCGTCATTTCATTCTTATTGCTGAATAGCATTGAATTTGATACGGCTGTCGCAATTCCATTCACAACTTTTTCAATTGAATTGTCTATTGTTTATGTATTATTTTTAATTTTTTGGCTTGTTGGATTTTCCAACGCTGTTAATTTAACGGATGGCCTTGATGGATTGGTCGCTGGAACAGCATCTATCGCTTTTGCTGCATTTGGTGTTTTGGCTATCAACCAAGAGGAGACCGGAATCGCCTTATTTACCTTTTCAGTAGCTGGTGCCTTGATCGGCTTCCTGGTATTCAATAAATACCCGGCGAAAGTATTCATGGGCGATACAGGATCTTTAGCACTTGGCGGGGCATTGGCCATGGTTTCAATTCTATTGAAACAAGAATTGCTGCTTCTTTTGATCGGACTGGTTTTTGTTATAGAAACCTTATCTGTAATATTACAAGTCGGCAGCTTCAAATTAAGAAAGAAACGAATTTTCAAGATGAGCCCAATTCATCATCATTTCGAATTGAGCGGATGGTCAGAATGGAAAGTCGTCACTGTTTTCTGGACAGTAGGGCTTATCGCTGCAGCTATCGCTGTTGCTTTGGAGGTAATGTAA